From the genome of Nevskiales bacterium, one region includes:
- a CDS encoding twin transmembrane helix small protein, with the protein MTPNHVILLFLLAILVALFSGLFFLVKDPGRRSDRRTLRALTWRVGLQVALIVFLIAAFFLGWIKPHGLTP; encoded by the coding sequence ATGACGCCTAACCATGTCATCCTGCTGTTCCTGCTGGCGATCCTGGTGGCGCTGTTCAGCGGGCTGTTCTTTCTGGTCAAGGATCCCGGCCGCCGCTCCGACCGCCGCACGCTGCGCGCGCTGACCTGGCGCGTGGGCCTGCAGGTGGCGCTGATCGTGTTCCTGATCGCCGCATTCTTCCTGGGCTGGATCAAGCCGCACGGGCTGACGCCGTAG
- a CDS encoding cytochrome c oxidase subunit 3, with protein sequence MAHSHTQAHGDHYYVPPPSAWPFFTTMGLVAFFVGFGNWLNGLAAGEATGLYRILFAGGLMWVIFMAWIWFRGVIGENEAGVYNLQVDRTFRWSMSWFIFSEVMFFGAFFGALFYARALAVPWLGGEGAKFSTNEFIWPSFEALWPTNGPGAIGGDFDIIPAWGVPFLNTIILLSSGVTITIAHWGLKENNRAKLIWGLVATVALGCLFLFFQAEEYIHAYRELNLTLGSGIYGSTFFMLTGFHGAHVTLGTIMLIVILGRCIKGHFTEERHFGFEGVAWYWHFVDVVWIGLFIFVYVI encoded by the coding sequence ATGGCTCACTCGCACACCCAGGCCCATGGCGACCACTACTACGTCCCGCCGCCGAGCGCGTGGCCGTTCTTCACCACCATGGGGCTGGTGGCCTTCTTCGTCGGCTTTGGCAACTGGCTCAACGGCCTGGCGGCCGGCGAGGCTACCGGGCTGTACCGCATCCTGTTTGCCGGCGGGCTGATGTGGGTGATCTTCATGGCCTGGATCTGGTTCCGCGGCGTGATCGGCGAGAACGAGGCCGGCGTGTACAACCTGCAGGTGGACCGCACCTTCCGCTGGTCCATGAGCTGGTTCATCTTCTCCGAGGTGATGTTCTTCGGTGCCTTCTTCGGCGCGCTGTTCTATGCGCGTGCGCTGGCGGTGCCCTGGCTGGGCGGCGAGGGTGCCAAGTTCTCGACCAACGAGTTCATCTGGCCGAGCTTCGAGGCGCTGTGGCCGACCAACGGCCCGGGCGCCATCGGCGGCGATTTCGACATCATCCCGGCCTGGGGGGTGCCGTTCCTCAACACCATCATCCTGCTGAGCTCCGGCGTGACCATCACCATCGCGCACTGGGGCCTCAAGGAGAACAACCGCGCCAAGCTGATCTGGGGGCTGGTGGCGACCGTGGCGCTGGGCTGTCTGTTCCTGTTCTTCCAGGCGGAGGAGTACATCCACGCCTACCGCGAGCTGAACCTCACGCTCGGCTCCGGCATTTACGGCTCGACCTTCTTCATGCTGACCGGCTTCCACGGCGCGCACGTGACGCTCGGCACGATCATGCTGATCGTGATCCTCGGCCGCTGCATCAAGGGCCACTTCACCGAGGAACGCCATTTCGGCTTCGAAGGCGTGGCCTGGTACTGGCACTTCGTGGACGTGGTGTGGATCGGGCTGTTTATCTTCGTCTACGTGATCTAA